Proteins from one Ammospiza nelsoni isolate bAmmNel1 chromosome 18, bAmmNel1.pri, whole genome shotgun sequence genomic window:
- the SELENOM gene encoding LOW QUALITY PROTEIN: selenoprotein M (The sequence of the model RefSeq protein was modified relative to this genomic sequence to represent the inferred CDS: inserted 1 base in 1 codon): MHGAVRVPVARRTWQRXGAMRAVLPGPGLWLLLAAALAAGSGSERPRLRETVLQDLARGKVETCGGURLNRLREVKAFVTQDIPFYHNLEMKHLPGADPELVLLSLRYEELERIPLSDMTREEINQLVQELGFYRKETPDAPVPEEFQFAPAKSLPVLLPPHAPTADGKTPPKHDKEEHPDL, translated from the exons ATGCACGGCGCCGTGCGCGTGCCCGTGGCGCGCCGGACGTGGCAGC CGGGAGCGATGCGGGCGGTgctgccggggccggggctgtggctgctgctggcggcGGCGCTGGCGGCGGGCAGCGGCTCGGAGCGCCCCCGGCTCCGCGAGACCGTGCTGCAGGACCTGGCCCGCGGCAAGGTGGAG ACCTGTGGCGGGTGACGGCTGAATCGCCTCAGGGAG GTGAAGGCGTTCGTCACCCAGGACATCCCGTTCTA CCATAACCTGGAGATGAAACACCTGCCTGGTGCTGACCCTGAGCTTGTGCTCCTCAGCCTCCGGTATGAGGAGCTAGAG AGAATTCCCCTGAGCGACATGACCCGGGAAGAGATCAACCAGCTGGTGCAGGAGTTGGGCTTCTACCGCAAGGAGACGCCTGATGCCCCTGTGCCAGAGGAGTTCCAGTTTGCCCCTGCCAAGTCTCTGCCAGTACTGCTGCCCCCCCATGCACCCACTGCTGATGGCAAGACTCCACCCAAACATGACAAGGAAGAACACCCAGACCTCTAG
- the SMTN gene encoding smoothelin: MSQENLLGMDEGALRKLLEATLDLAERRRIRSAIRELQRQELERDEETLASKRFRPERSNHRQDNKENWPQSRCLEEEQQAALAALSEQLEAITSVEELTKLLRAAGEYEERKLIRAAIRKLRAEEIEAAALAGNVQSSRRDVTKHPTVPGEMKIFQRDNAETPAFTGSEKSCGEDSTKPPGADKSGESSQQDDAEPPLARPEESGYGEAVKQAPAQQPKGSVACKQEDAVEKEHVPARMQELCSQQAGDPQKPGAQAVVSGNLVLLELQPAPEPSPEPEDDGEDLQQDQPQAAWKEGNLGSPASAPEPSVAQSPRGEQFIPGQPSAGSQLHVGVHCQVLGPGGRHERPSMASVPTQEVMGTPARPNTHRWELVPSSLAGPMAPRPAGPPPSPAAGSVRERAQRFGPAGAGGAGGRAGAGAAQWQRGPRTAPPAPAQNARGSGGAEQRPAPRPAGSRLDAMKTFFTIEIKDGRVQPLAPRITATPGSQRAEVTLDLRNAPIRITTIPSSVSSICNISSVSSNVTKDPCAHFEGTEEPSVPVAHPPTFSSTRQQSTVHLSRSNSSMEPEVVEQQQAARREPELPNGMEKVQVREVERRSKLNVEELSKIEDEDILDKMLDQTTDFEERRLIRNAMRELRQRKRDQREKERDQRLQEARSQSVTGRASHATETTTTQSTQSADGSACSTVTKTERLIQSSDGSKTSRTTTMESSYVKRSDNGNSTFVQTKSSYSSSSKKTGSIFDREDESASRQSSLAALERRQAEKKKELMKAQSLPKTSASQARKAMMEKLQKEGGSSNPAASQTAVQRSSSCGVPNANSIKQMLLDWCRAKTRGYEHVDIQNFSSSWSDGMAFCALVHNFFPDAFDYSKLTPQNRRQNFEVAFSSAETLVDCVPLVEVEDMMIMGKKPDAKCVFTYVQSLYNHLRRHELRMRQKEC; this comes from the exons ATGTCTCAGGAGAATCTCCTCGGGATGGACGAGGGAGCGCTGCGGAAGCTG CTGGAGGCCACACTAGACCTGGCTGAGCGGCGCCGCATCCGCTCGGCTATCCGGGAGCTGCAGCGGCAGGAGTTGGAGCGAGACGAGGAGACGTTGGCATCCAAGCGCTTCCGCCCAGAACGCAGCAACCACCGACAGGACAACAAGGAGAATTGGCCACA GTCCCGGTGCCTGGAAGAGGAacagcaggcagccctggctgccttgTCTGAGCAGCTCGAAGCCATCACCAGCGTGGAGGAACTGACAAAACTG CTGCGGGCAGCGGGTGAGTATGAGGAACGCAAGCTGATCCGAGCTGCCATCCGTAAGCTGCGGGCTGAGGAGATTGAAG ctgcagccctggctgggaatGTGCAGAGCAGCCGAAGGGATGTCACCAAGCACCCCACTGTGCCTggggaaatgaaaattttccagagGGACAATGCTGAAACACCAGCCTTTACTGGGAGTGAAAAAAGCTGTGGTGAGGACAGCACCAAGCCTCCAGGCGCAGACAAGAGTggggagagcagccagcaggacGATGCAGAGCCACCACTGGCCAGGCCAGAGGAGAGTGGGTATGGGGAGGCTGTGAAGCaggcccctgcccagcagcccaaAGGCTCAGTG GCCTGCAAGCAAGAGGATGCGGTGGAGAAGGAGCATGTCCCAGCCAggatgcaggagctgtgcagccaGCAAGCAGGAGACCCCCAGAAACCTGGTGCTCAGG CTGTGGTTTCGGGGAACCTcgtgctcctggagctgcagccagccccagaACCCAGTCCAGAGCCTGAGGATGATGGTGAGGACCTGCAGCAGGAtcagccccaggcagcctggAAGGAAGGGAacctgggcagccctgccagcgCCCCAGAGCCCAGTGtggcacaaagccccagaggggAGCAATTCATCCCgggccagcccagtgctggcagccag cttcATGTTGGGGTACACTGCCAGGTGCTGGGACCAGGTGGGAGACATGAGAGGCCATCAATGG CATCAGTGCCCACCCAGGAGGTCATGGGGACCCCGGCTCGCCCGAATACTCACCGGTGGGAGCTGGTGCCGTCCTCCCTGGCTGGCCCCATGG CGCCGCGCCCCGCGGGACCCCCGCCCTCTCCCGCCGCCGGCTCGGTGCGGGAGCGCGCGCAGCGGTTCGGgccggcgggggcgggcggcgcgggggggcgggccggggccggggccgcccaATGGCAGCGGgggccccgcacggccccgccgGCGCCCGCTCAAAACGcgcggggcagcggcggcgcagagcagcgcccggccccgcgccccgccggcTCCCGCCTCGACGCCATGAAGACCTTCTTCACCATCGAGATCAAGGACGGGCGCGTGCAGCCCCTGGCGCCCCGCATCACCGCCACCCCCGGCAGCCAGCGGGCAG AGGTGACTCTGGATCTGCGGAATGCCCCCATCCGTATCACCACCATCCCCAGCAGCGTCAGCAGCATCTGCAACATCAGCAGTGTCAGCAGCAATGTCACCAAG GACCCTTGCGCTCACTTTGAGGGCACTGAGGAACCCAGTGTCCCTGTGGCCCATCCACCCACTTTCTCCAGTACACGCCAGCAATCAACCGTGCATCTCTCCCGAAGCAACAGCAGC ATGGAGCCAGAGGtggtggagcagcagcaggcagcaaggCGAGAACCAGAGCTGCCCAACGGCATGGAGAAGGTGCAAGTGAGGGAGGTGGAGAGAAGGAGCAAGCTGAATGTCGAGGAGCTGAGCAAGATTGAGGATGAGGATATTCTGGATAAGATG ctggatcaGACAACAGACTTTGAGGAACGACGGTTGATTCGAAATGCCATGCGGGAGCTGCGCCAGCGCAAGCGAG ACCAGCGGGAGAAGGAGCGGGACCAGCGGCTGCAGGAGGCTAGGAGCCAATCTGTGACAGGAAGGGCTAGCCATGCCACAGAGACCACCACCACGCAGAGCACTCAGTCAGCCGATGGCTCGGCATGCAGCACCGTCACCAAGACTGAGCGTCTTATCCAGTCCA GTGATGGCAGCAAGACCTCCCGTACTACAACCATGGAGTCAAGTTATGTGAAGAGATCAGACA aTGGCAACAGCACTTTCGTTCAAACTAAATCATCCTACAGCTCCTCATCCAAAAAGACAGGCAG CATTTTTGACCGTGAAGATGAGAGTGCTTCTcggcagagcagcctggcagcgcTGGAGCGGCGTCAGgcagagaagaagaaggaacTGATGAAGGCTCAGAGCCTGCCCAAGACATCAGCCTCTCAGGCACGCAAGGCCATgatggagaagctgcagaaggagggTGGGAG TTCAAACCCTGCAGCATCACAGACCGCTGTGCAGCGCTCCTCCAGCTGTGGCGTGCCTAACGCCAACAGTATCAAGCAGATGTTGCTGGACTGGTGCAGAGCCAAGACCCGGGGCTATGAG CACGTGGACATCCAGAACTTTTCATCCAGCTGGAGTGATGGCATGGCCTTCTGTGCCTTGGTCCACAATTTCTTCCCTGATGCATTTGACTACAGTAAGCTGACGCCCCAGAACCGCCGCCAAAACTTCGAGGTGGCCTTCTCTTCTGCAGA GACGCTGGTGGACTGCGTGCCGCTGGTGGAGGTTGAAGACATGATGATCATGGGGAAGAAGCCTGACGCCAAGTGCGTCTTCACCTACGTGCAGTCCCTCTATAACCACCTGCGTCGCCACGAGTTGCGCATGCGGCAGAAGGAGTGCTAG